One region of Streptomyces davaonensis JCM 4913 genomic DNA includes:
- a CDS encoding HNH endonuclease family protein codes for MSKFYARRRLSMVAAFTGLIASVSLFNGPSASAALPTPVSASTARTYLASLTVATEDRTGYSRDLFNHWITISGTCNTRETVLKRDGSNVVTDSACASTSGSWYSPYDGATWYAASDVDIDHLVPLAEAWDSGADNWTSSKRQSFANDLTRPQLLAVTDNVNQAKGDQDPATWMPSRTTYRCTYVRAWVQVKYYYGLSVDTAEKSALTSYLNAC; via the coding sequence ATGTCCAAGTTCTACGCGCGTCGACGCCTGAGCATGGTCGCCGCCTTCACCGGCCTCATAGCCTCCGTCAGCCTCTTCAACGGCCCGAGCGCCTCCGCCGCCCTCCCCACCCCGGTCAGCGCCTCCACCGCCCGCACCTACCTCGCCTCGCTCACCGTGGCGACCGAGGACCGCACCGGCTACAGCCGCGACCTGTTCAACCACTGGATCACCATCTCCGGCACCTGCAACACGCGTGAGACGGTCCTCAAGCGCGACGGCTCGAACGTCGTCACCGACTCCGCCTGCGCCTCCACCAGCGGCAGCTGGTACTCCCCCTACGACGGCGCCACCTGGTACGCCGCCTCCGACGTCGACATCGACCACCTCGTGCCGCTCGCCGAGGCCTGGGACTCCGGCGCCGACAACTGGACCAGCTCCAAGCGCCAGTCCTTCGCCAACGACCTGACCCGCCCGCAGCTCCTCGCGGTCACCGACAACGTCAACCAGGCCAAGGGCGACCAGGACCCGGCCACCTGGATGCCGTCCCGCACCACCTACCGCTGCACCTACGTGCGCGCCTGGGTGCAGGTGAAGTACTACTACGGCCTGTCCGTGGACACCGCCGAGAAGAGCGCGCTCACCAGCTACCTGAACGCCTGCTGA